The Chitinophagales bacterium genome has a window encoding:
- a CDS encoding NAD(P)-binding domain-containing protein, with the protein MSNLKKIGILGSGQVARTLGNGFLHLGHAVMLGSRDITKLGDWKEKGGKHAFSGSFKEVAEFGEIIVLAVSGRAATEAIESAGPQNLKGKTIIDATNPISEQPPMDGVLNFFTSLDESLMEILQERYPAAHFVKAFNSVGNAYMVNPSFKGGKPSMFICGNNENAKAETTNILDKFGWETVDMGKAASARAIEPLCMLWCIPGFLRNEWNHAFKLLMA; encoded by the coding sequence ATGAGCAATTTAAAAAAAATTGGAATTTTAGGTTCAGGCCAGGTAGCCAGGACTCTTGGAAATGGCTTTTTACACCTTGGGCACGCTGTAATGCTGGGTTCCAGGGACATCACAAAACTGGGTGATTGGAAAGAAAAAGGAGGAAAACATGCCTTTTCAGGGAGCTTTAAAGAAGTAGCTGAATTCGGTGAGATCATCGTACTGGCTGTGTCAGGGCGGGCGGCCACAGAAGCAATAGAAAGCGCAGGTCCACAAAACTTAAAGGGTAAAACCATAATAGATGCCACAAACCCCATTTCAGAACAACCTCCGATGGATGGCGTATTGAACTTTTTCACATCATTGGACGAGTCATTAATGGAAATACTCCAGGAGCGCTATCCGGCAGCTCACTTTGTCAAAGCTTTCAACAGCGTTGGCAATGCATATATGGTCAATCCCTCATTTAAAGGGGGAAAGCCTTCGATGTTCATATGCGGCAATAATGAAAATGCTAAGGCCGAAACAACTAACATATTAGACAAATTTGGCTGGGAAACCGTAGATATGGGCAAAGCAGCCTCTGCAAGAGCTATTGAACCATTGTGTATGTTATGGTGCATACCCGGGTTCCTGCGCAACGAATGGAACCATGCCTTTAAGCTACTTATGGCATAG
- a CDS encoding ABC transporter ATP-binding protein, with amino-acid sequence MEPIITIRNLSKTYGERKALDNINLDIYPGQIIGYIGPNGAGKSTTVKILSGIIQDYEGDVTVSGIDLSENVIEVKKIIGYIPELTELYDLLTPREYLTFVGKLFHLQDDLIEKRMMKMLDIFGLKDNLDQRMDGFSKGMRQKVLITSGLLHNPRIVIMDEPLSGLDANAVIMVKELLQVLKAEGKTIFYCSHMMDVVEKVSDRIVLIDKGVVLADGTIEELRKESSDSLEKIFSKLTSTDNITERAGDFASAFRDNSENTISTHE; translated from the coding sequence ATGGAACCTATTATTACTATAAGAAATCTCTCCAAGACATATGGGGAAAGAAAAGCGCTGGATAATATTAACCTGGACATATATCCCGGTCAGATCATTGGCTACATAGGCCCTAACGGGGCAGGTAAATCTACTACCGTTAAGATACTATCAGGTATTATACAGGACTACGAGGGAGATGTTACTGTCTCAGGTATTGACCTTTCTGAAAACGTAATAGAAGTAAAAAAGATCATTGGTTATATACCGGAACTAACAGAATTGTATGACCTGCTGACACCGAGAGAGTATCTCACCTTTGTGGGTAAGCTTTTCCATTTGCAGGATGATCTGATAGAGAAGCGGATGATGAAAATGCTGGACATATTCGGCCTGAAAGATAATTTGGACCAGCGTATGGACGGATTTTCAAAAGGTATGCGGCAAAAGGTACTTATCACCTCCGGGTTGTTACATAATCCCAGGATCGTAATAATGGATGAACCGCTCTCAGGGTTGGATGCGAATGCGGTGATCATGGTGAAAGAGCTGCTACAGGTGCTGAAAGCAGAAGGGAAAACTATCTTTTATTGCTCGCATATGATGGATGTTGTCGAAAAAGTATCCGACAGGATCGTTCTGATAGACAAAGGTGTTGTTTTAGCCGATGGTACAATTGAAGAACTGCGCAAGGAAAGCAGTGACTCATTGGAAAAAATATTCTCGAAACTCACTTCGACAGATAATATAACTGAACGTGCAGGCGATTTTGCCTCGGCGTTCAGGGACAACTCTGAAAATACAATTAGCACACATGAGTAA
- a CDS encoding M1 family metallopeptidase has translation MFKKIVSSIAMATLIASCNQGDKAENTETVAVIDDHTQSNADSIRVKHLDLDIKVDFEQHRIIGRASWDINNKYGLDRLILDAYRLTVDSVYVDDKKVQYTWGPALIHLGNALKIPVNKDSKHIDIFYKSDPSARALQWLEPQQTSGKQFPFLYTQSESIYARSWIPCPDGPGIRFTYSARVQVPQGLLALMSADNPQQKNDSGIYHFNMNIPIPAYLMALGVGDLQFKAIDKLTGVYADPTVIDAAYNEFSEVGDMVRTAEELYGPYRWGRYDILVLPSGFPLGGMENPKLTFCTPTIISGDKSLVNLIAHELAHNWSGNLVTNATWNDFWLNEGFTVYFERRLTEKMTDKSYADMLWELGYQDLQHTVEEMEADSNMQDSHLKLDLKGRDPDEGLTDIAYEKGALFLKLIENNVGRERMDAFLKGYFDSHAFKTITTEDFIDYLNTNLIKGDKELADKINIDAWVYGPGIPDNAPRADMERFNKVDEERAKFLAGTDPAGLNTAGWTTHEWLHFLRKMPKPLSVKQMSALDKQYNFTNSNNSEIADLWYQTAITADYKAAYPAMDTFLGKVGRRKFLEPLYNEMMATGKEKMAQDIYAKYRNNYHPLAQSTFDKTVLKEKDKW, from the coding sequence ATGTTTAAAAAAATAGTTTCAAGTATTGCAATGGCTACTTTAATAGCATCTTGCAACCAGGGAGATAAGGCAGAAAATACTGAAACAGTGGCTGTAATAGATGACCACACACAAAGCAATGCTGACAGTATCCGGGTAAAGCACCTGGACCTGGATATCAAAGTTGATTTTGAACAACACAGGATCATTGGCCGTGCATCATGGGATATCAATAATAAATACGGATTGGACCGCCTGATCCTGGATGCATACAGGTTAACTGTTGACAGTGTATATGTAGACGATAAAAAAGTGCAGTATACCTGGGGACCGGCGTTAATACACCTGGGCAATGCTTTGAAAATCCCTGTTAACAAGGACAGCAAGCACATAGATATTTTTTACAAGTCAGACCCATCTGCGAGAGCATTACAGTGGTTAGAACCTCAACAAACATCCGGCAAACAATTTCCTTTCTTGTATACACAATCGGAAAGTATATATGCCCGCTCTTGGATACCATGTCCGGATGGCCCGGGAATCAGGTTTACCTATTCTGCAAGGGTGCAGGTACCACAAGGACTGTTAGCCCTGATGAGTGCTGATAATCCACAGCAAAAGAACGACAGTGGTATTTACCATTTTAATATGAACATACCCATCCCGGCCTACCTGATGGCTTTAGGTGTGGGCGACCTGCAATTCAAGGCTATTGATAAACTTACAGGTGTTTATGCTGATCCGACTGTCATTGACGCAGCTTATAATGAATTCAGCGAGGTTGGTGATATGGTACGCACAGCAGAAGAACTATATGGACCTTACCGCTGGGGCAGATATGATATTCTGGTACTCCCTTCTGGCTTTCCGCTCGGAGGTATGGAAAATCCTAAATTGACATTCTGTACTCCCACGATCATATCGGGAGACAAATCGCTGGTGAACCTGATAGCTCATGAATTGGCCCACAACTGGAGCGGCAACCTGGTGACCAATGCTACCTGGAATGACTTCTGGCTGAATGAAGGCTTTACAGTTTATTTTGAGCGCAGGCTCACAGAAAAAATGACGGACAAAAGCTATGCTGACATGCTTTGGGAACTTGGCTACCAGGACCTGCAGCACACGGTAGAAGAAATGGAGGCAGATAGCAATATGCAAGATTCTCATTTGAAACTTGACCTGAAAGGACGCGACCCGGATGAAGGCTTAACAGACATAGCCTATGAAAAAGGTGCTCTTTTTCTGAAGTTAATAGAGAATAATGTAGGCAGGGAGCGCATGGATGCATTTCTGAAAGGATACTTCGACTCACATGCTTTCAAAACTATTACAACAGAAGATTTTATTGATTACCTGAATACCAACCTTATAAAAGGTGATAAAGAACTGGCAGACAAAATAAATATCGATGCATGGGTATACGGCCCTGGAATTCCTGATAATGCTCCCAGGGCAGATATGGAAAGATTCAATAAAGTAGATGAAGAAAGAGCTAAGTTCCTTGCAGGTACTGATCCTGCCGGGTTGAATACAGCAGGATGGACCACTCACGAATGGTTGCATTTTCTGCGTAAAATGCCCAAACCGCTTTCTGTAAAGCAAATGTCAGCTTTGGATAAACAGTACAACTTCACTAACAGCAATAACAGTGAAATAGCAGACCTTTGGTATCAAACAGCTATTACAGCTGACTATAAAGCTGCCTACCCTGCTATGGACACTTTTCTCGGGAAAGTAGGCCGCAGAAAATTCCTTGAGCCTTTATATAACGAAATGATGGCTACGGGTAAAGAGAAGATGGCGCAGGATATATATGCTAAATACCGAAACAACTACCACCCGCTGGCACAAAGCACATTTGACAAGACCGTGCTGAAGGAAAAAGATAAGTGGTAA
- a CDS encoding amino acid permease, with the protein MFRKQTKKGDKALGVAELIAIALGGMVGGGIFSILGVSVELVGNATPIAILIGGILAYLAAFSYVRLAQLYKDEGATYSFFKKTFPSSKFASSIIGWLIVFGYISTLALYAYTFSSYLCSVLPYKNDWTLKLVAAAVLTLFATVNILSVKGMGKLEDVLVYTKIVILLFMSGLLAGKGDINNMTPLINAHTSFTTIVIVSAITFVAFEGFQLVIHAYNEMSDPAKNIPRAIYSAIVIATLLYIAIAIGALSTIPKSLIISDKEYALASGSASILGNFGLVIVIFGALLATSSAINGTIFGASRLMAVIAADGYFPGIMSKKRKVFIPYNAIITITMSSFLLILSGGLETILEFGSITFIIVSFLMAYANFVKRKETNTSVLYAIIVMSGLFAGGALILYYEYMYQPKQLIFIGGLYIALTILSLIYARLNRANTK; encoded by the coding sequence ATGTTCAGAAAACAAACAAAAAAAGGAGATAAAGCCCTTGGCGTAGCAGAACTAATTGCTATTGCCCTTGGCGGAATGGTGGGAGGTGGTATCTTTTCTATTTTGGGCGTATCTGTTGAGCTGGTTGGAAACGCAACCCCTATTGCAATACTTATTGGCGGCATACTGGCTTACCTGGCTGCTTTCTCATATGTGCGACTGGCACAGCTATATAAAGACGAAGGTGCCACCTATTCTTTTTTTAAAAAAACCTTTCCGTCTTCAAAATTTGCTTCTTCTATTATTGGCTGGCTCATTGTTTTTGGTTATATCAGCACCCTTGCATTGTATGCTTACACATTCTCGTCATACCTGTGTAGTGTACTGCCCTACAAGAATGATTGGACATTGAAGCTTGTAGCCGCTGCCGTACTTACATTATTTGCAACAGTGAACATCCTCAGTGTAAAAGGTATGGGTAAACTGGAAGATGTATTGGTCTATACAAAGATTGTCATCTTGTTGTTTATGTCAGGACTGCTGGCTGGCAAAGGAGACATCAATAATATGACTCCTCTTATCAACGCTCACACATCTTTTACAACTATTGTGATCGTATCAGCTATCACTTTTGTTGCATTCGAAGGGTTTCAACTGGTGATACATGCGTACAACGAAATGAGCGATCCTGCAAAAAACATTCCAAGAGCTATCTATTCAGCCATTGTTATTGCTACTCTATTGTACATAGCTATCGCTATAGGAGCACTTAGCACCATACCAAAATCACTGATCATCAGCGACAAAGAGTATGCACTTGCTTCAGGTTCTGCAAGTATACTTGGCAATTTTGGACTTGTCATTGTTATTTTCGGAGCACTGCTTGCAACAAGCAGCGCTATCAATGGAACTATATTTGGCGCTTCACGACTTATGGCTGTGATCGCAGCCGATGGTTACTTTCCAGGAATAATGTCCAAAAAGAGAAAAGTATTTATTCCCTACAATGCAATTATTACCATAACCATGTCGTCATTTCTGCTGATATTAAGTGGTGGATTAGAAACAATACTTGAGTTTGGCAGTATCACTTTCATTATCGTTTCTTTTCTGATGGCTTACGCCAACTTTGTTAAAAGGAAAGAGACAAACACCTCAGTTCTATACGCCATCATTGTTATGTCTGGCTTGTTTGCCGGTGGCGCTCTCATACTTTATTATGAATACATGTACCAGCCCAAACAACTTATATTCATTGGTGGGTTGTATATAGCACTTACTATTCTATCGTTGATTTATGCCAGGCTAAACAGAGCTAATACCAAATAG
- a CDS encoding uracil-DNA glycosylase family protein has protein sequence MRLLLEQIRKCDICKEYLPSNPNPVLQASGTSRLLIVGQAPGSKVDKSGIPWDDASGTQLRRWLGIDPDIFYNPEIVALVPMGFCYPGKGASGDLPPRPECAPQWHRSLMANMNKVHLTLLIGQYAQAYYLGNAVKNNLTETVRAHREYLPTYLPLPHPSPRNRLWLSKNKWFEQDVLPLLQKIVSECLLK, from the coding sequence ATGAGATTACTACTTGAACAGATAAGGAAATGCGATATTTGTAAGGAATACCTTCCTTCAAACCCCAACCCGGTATTACAGGCATCAGGCACATCAAGATTGCTCATTGTAGGACAGGCACCCGGCAGTAAAGTTGATAAATCTGGTATTCCATGGGACGATGCCAGTGGCACGCAATTGAGAAGGTGGTTAGGAATAGATCCCGACATATTTTACAATCCTGAGATTGTTGCACTTGTGCCTATGGGGTTCTGTTATCCGGGAAAAGGAGCGTCCGGTGATCTTCCTCCGCGGCCGGAATGTGCTCCACAATGGCACAGGTCATTGATGGCAAATATGAATAAGGTACATTTGACCTTACTGATAGGCCAATATGCCCAGGCATACTACCTGGGGAATGCGGTGAAAAACAACCTGACTGAGACGGTAAGGGCACATCGTGAATATTTACCGACATATCTTCCATTACCACACCCGTCACCTCGCAACCGTTTGTGGCTGTCTAAAAACAAGTGGTTTGAGCAGGATGTATTGCCCTTATTGCAAAAAATTGTAAGCGAATGTTTATTGAAGTAG
- a CDS encoding citrate (Si)-synthase, eukaryotic — protein sequence MGYVKERFKEKADALAAEVKDLLTQHGNTKLGEVTVAQAYQGMRGIPGLVTETSLLDSEEGIRFRGYSIPELRELLPKAEGGIEPLPEGLFYLMLVGELPTKEDVEHLSMVFSRRSNIPKHVFNVLDKMPVTSHPMTLFCMGVMALQTESKFAKAYKDGISKKEHWDYIYEDTITLIARLPQLAAYIYRRKYHDGHGIEPDSDLDWAANFAHMLGFEDKSFWALMRLYMTIHADHEGGNVSAHATHLVGSALSDPYLAFTAGMTGLAGPLHGLANQEVIRWIEEMCEEIGNDQPTKEQIADYIKKTLSQGKVVPGYGHAVLRKTDPRFTAQMEFAKKHCPDSPLVQTVWNVYEVAPAILEATGKIKNPWPNVDAHSGALLKHYGLVEEEFYTVLFGVSRALGVLASICWDRALNLPIERPKSLTTDAIKNIVSKTPVA from the coding sequence ATGGGCTACGTTAAAGAACGCTTTAAAGAAAAAGCAGACGCACTTGCGGCAGAAGTAAAAGACCTTTTGACACAACATGGTAATACTAAACTTGGCGAAGTAACGGTTGCACAGGCATACCAGGGTATGCGCGGCATACCCGGATTGGTGACAGAAACGTCGTTGTTGGACTCAGAAGAAGGTATACGTTTTCGTGGATATTCAATACCGGAGTTAAGAGAGCTATTGCCTAAAGCTGAAGGAGGTATTGAGCCATTGCCGGAAGGATTATTTTACCTGATGCTGGTAGGAGAATTACCTACTAAAGAAGATGTTGAACATCTATCTATGGTATTCTCACGCCGCTCAAACATACCTAAACACGTTTTCAACGTACTTGATAAAATGCCTGTTACCTCTCACCCTATGACATTGTTCTGTATGGGGGTAATGGCATTGCAAACAGAATCAAAATTTGCAAAGGCATACAAAGACGGTATCAGCAAGAAAGAACACTGGGATTACATTTACGAAGATACGATCACATTGATAGCTCGTCTGCCACAGCTGGCAGCATATATATACCGCCGCAAATACCATGATGGACACGGTATCGAACCGGATTCTGACCTGGATTGGGCAGCAAACTTTGCTCACATGCTGGGTTTCGAAGACAAAAGCTTCTGGGCGTTGATGCGTTTGTATATGACCATACACGCAGACCACGAAGGCGGTAACGTATCGGCACATGCTACGCACCTGGTAGGTAGCGCTCTCAGCGATCCTTACCTGGCATTTACAGCAGGTATGACCGGCCTGGCCGGTCCGCTGCACGGCCTGGCCAACCAGGAAGTGATTCGCTGGATAGAAGAGATGTGCGAAGAGATTGGCAATGACCAACCAACCAAAGAGCAGATTGCAGATTACATTAAGAAGACTTTATCTCAGGGCAAAGTTGTGCCGGGCTATGGACACGCTGTACTTCGCAAAACAGACCCTCGCTTTACGGCGCAAATGGAGTTTGCCAAAAAACATTGTCCTGATTCCCCACTTGTACAAACAGTTTGGAATGTATATGAAGTAGCTCCTGCAATATTAGAAGCTACAGGTAAGATCAAAAACCCATGGCCAAACGTTGACGCACACTCAGGTGCTTTGCTGAAACACTACGGCCTGGTGGAAGAAGAATTCTATACAGTGTTGTTTGGTGTGAGCCGTGCGTTGGGCGTATTAGCCAGCATTTGTTGGGACAGGGCACTGAACCTGCCTATCGAACGTCCTAAATCACTGACAACGGATGCTATTAAGAACATCGTTTCTAAAACACCTGTTGCCTGA
- a CDS encoding deoxyhypusine synthase family protein: MNKGPVSQFIQHHYRHFNAAALVDAAKGYETHLAEGGKMLVSLAGAMSTAELGISLAEMIRQDKIAIISCTGANLEEDIMNLVAHTHYKRVPNYRDLSPKEEFELLENGFNRVTDTCIPEEEAFRRIQKHIYKIWKDAEDSGERYFPHEYMYKLLLSGVMKEYYEIDPKNSWMIAAAEKNIPIVVPGWEDSTMGNIFASYCIKGELKPSTMKSGIEYMTWLADWYRTNSSGKGVGFFQIGGGIAGDFPICVVPMMYQDLEWHDVPFWSYFCQISDSTTSYGSYSGAVPNEKITWGKLDIDTPKYIVESDATIVAPLIFAYLLGW, encoded by the coding sequence ATGAACAAAGGTCCGGTTTCTCAATTTATACAACATCATTACCGCCACTTCAATGCCGCAGCTTTGGTAGATGCAGCCAAGGGATATGAAACACACCTGGCTGAAGGTGGAAAAATGCTGGTGTCACTTGCAGGTGCTATGAGTACAGCAGAATTGGGGATTTCCCTGGCAGAGATGATACGCCAGGATAAAATTGCCATCATTAGTTGTACTGGTGCCAACCTTGAAGAAGACATTATGAACCTTGTGGCACACACTCATTACAAACGTGTTCCTAACTATCGTGATCTTAGCCCGAAAGAGGAATTTGAACTACTGGAAAATGGTTTCAATAGGGTTACCGATACCTGTATCCCTGAAGAAGAGGCATTCCGTCGCATACAAAAGCATATATATAAAATATGGAAAGATGCTGAGGATAGCGGTGAGCGTTATTTCCCACATGAGTATATGTATAAATTATTGCTCAGCGGAGTAATGAAAGAATACTACGAGATCGACCCCAAAAACAGCTGGATGATTGCTGCTGCGGAAAAGAATATTCCGATAGTAGTTCCGGGGTGGGAAGACAGTACTATGGGCAACATATTTGCTTCCTATTGCATAAAAGGCGAACTGAAACCATCGACCATGAAAAGTGGCATTGAGTACATGACCTGGCTGGCCGACTGGTATCGCACCAACAGTTCTGGTAAAGGTGTTGGCTTTTTCCAGATAGGTGGTGGCATTGCCGGTGACTTCCCAATATGTGTTGTACCGATGATGTACCAGGACCTGGAATGGCACGATGTTCCTTTCTGGAGCTATTTCTGCCAGATAAGCGATAGTACTACGTCATATGGTTCTTATAGCGGCGCCGTGCCCAATGAGAAGATAACATGGGGTAAACTGGATATAGATACTCCTAAGTATATAGTAGAAAGTGACGCGACTATTGTTGCGCCTCTTATCTTCGCTTACCTGCTTGGATGGTAA
- a CDS encoding gliding motility-associated C-terminal domain-containing protein — protein MKNRSLSFISVLCLLLSSLLIPDKAFATHSAGGEIIYVHISDSTYQFFMKFYRDCTGSFEPNSFTLCCHNTCTNQSFSVNMPKWTGTLPPDGRPNGAPVSAGCSNSFNKCDNTQYFLPGYREWWYSCIITLPLKCNYWEFGVSLCCRNTSSNLVGQDNFYVETIFNSSFTWDNSSPFYSVKPIPYVCLNRQYTYNNGALDADGDSLWSQMINPLNNTSCAATNTNVQTVQNATPPITFPNNPMQTNNSFVLTGGNGQMTFTATQSGAAALSIKTSEYRKNGNVMTEIGSIMRDVQVQVIPCTIVPPTLDTVSVIGGDFGNGLVYGCVGQKLDFCFTVYSSDTETVLLAEDNLNLAIPGATINYSNQGTDTVTGCFNWTPTINDVGSHNFLVLIKDSTCKPPGILLQYAKVIDLKIWGPVEATPDTSICYGEPAFLGVVGGGNYSWKVLNGTDPSLNSTNIPNPIATPKVTTTYEVTSTVNTYCPDLNKDTVTITVLKGPDMTGVNDDTTCPGVTLPLDLGIVKKPGVTYNVKWTPATGLSSATSDKPDAKLKTTTQYTVEVGSSDNRCKTIDTVLIDVLTGLTLDNHDTQICVGQSVDVLGKVDARYNIVWNSKTDGAATYNPSNDIVTTITPGDTGKHTYVIKGDYYKCKNVPLGAPNGDTTADFVIDVQPIPTASIDDDASMCYGDTMQLSAIVSPEKYSKYTYSWTPGVALDFPDRKNPIFSAITEGGTTLRFIVKTPAGCSDTDEVNLNVYAASFLFLPGDTAICAGDSISIDMDVASGTKFYWTPDLNISSISSLQPRVWPVADQRYSVFGQDSVGCLDTAHINITVRPRAIIEIPDKVTIYPGESYTMDPGGNCLYYTWFPPLGLNNADVSNPSVSPEVDTRYIVHGRTEAGCAVTDSIDIIVINDSYLDLPNAFTPGRRTNGTLKIVRRGIAELKEFAVYNRWGVKVFETSDINEGWDGTYNGASQPTGVYIYTIKAVTPSGHAIQKQGNITLLR, from the coding sequence ATGAAAAACAGATCATTATCCTTTATTAGTGTATTGTGCTTATTACTATCATCCTTATTAATACCGGACAAAGCATTTGCTACGCACTCTGCCGGGGGTGAGATAATATACGTACATATCAGCGACTCAACGTATCAATTCTTCATGAAATTCTACCGGGATTGCACAGGTTCTTTTGAACCTAATTCATTCACGCTGTGTTGTCACAACACATGCACCAACCAGAGTTTCAGTGTAAACATGCCTAAATGGACGGGGACATTACCACCCGATGGCCGTCCTAACGGCGCCCCTGTTTCGGCAGGTTGTTCCAACTCTTTCAACAAATGCGACAATACACAATACTTTCTCCCCGGTTACCGGGAATGGTGGTATTCATGCATCATTACCTTACCTCTTAAATGTAACTACTGGGAATTCGGTGTTTCTCTTTGTTGCAGAAATACCTCAAGTAACCTTGTGGGCCAGGATAACTTTTATGTAGAGACTATATTTAACAGCAGTTTTACATGGGATAATTCATCTCCTTTCTACTCCGTAAAACCAATACCATATGTATGTCTGAACAGGCAATACACTTATAACAATGGCGCGCTGGATGCTGACGGAGATTCACTCTGGTCCCAGATGATCAACCCGTTGAACAACACTTCATGTGCAGCAACCAATACCAATGTTCAAACGGTACAAAATGCTACCCCGCCGATAACTTTCCCCAATAACCCAATGCAAACAAATAATTCTTTTGTATTAACAGGGGGTAACGGGCAAATGACATTTACTGCTACACAAAGCGGGGCGGCAGCATTATCCATCAAAACATCTGAATACCGCAAAAACGGGAACGTGATGACAGAGATTGGCTCTATTATGAGAGATGTGCAGGTACAGGTGATACCGTGTACCATTGTTCCTCCTACACTCGATACTGTATCAGTTATCGGAGGAGACTTTGGCAATGGGCTTGTATATGGCTGTGTAGGGCAAAAGCTTGATTTCTGTTTTACTGTTTATTCTTCAGATACAGAAACGGTGCTCCTTGCGGAAGACAACCTGAATTTAGCCATACCCGGTGCAACTATAAACTATAGTAACCAGGGAACAGACACAGTAACAGGCTGTTTTAACTGGACACCTACCATCAACGATGTCGGTAGCCACAATTTCCTGGTACTGATCAAAGATTCAACATGTAAACCACCGGGCATCCTGCTTCAGTATGCCAAGGTTATTGACCTGAAAATATGGGGACCTGTTGAAGCAACACCCGATACCAGTATATGCTATGGGGAACCTGCGTTCCTTGGAGTTGTTGGTGGAGGCAATTATAGCTGGAAGGTATTAAATGGCACTGATCCAAGTTTAAATAGCACTAACATACCAAATCCTATTGCTACACCGAAAGTAACGACAACATACGAGGTCACATCAACTGTAAATACTTATTGCCCTGACCTGAATAAAGATACCGTTACGATAACGGTTCTCAAAGGACCCGATATGACAGGAGTAAATGATGACACTACTTGTCCGGGAGTAACATTGCCCCTTGACCTGGGTATTGTTAAAAAGCCCGGTGTTACATATAATGTTAAATGGACTCCTGCCACAGGTTTGAGCAGTGCTACTTCTGACAAACCTGATGCTAAACTGAAAACAACTACTCAATATACGGTCGAGGTAGGCTCAAGCGATAATCGTTGCAAAACAATTGATACCGTGCTGATTGATGTTCTGACAGGTTTGACACTCGATAATCATGATACACAGATATGTGTCGGACAATCAGTAGATGTGCTGGGAAAAGTAGATGCGCGCTATAACATCGTATGGAACTCAAAAACAGATGGAGCAGCCACCTACAACCCGTCAAATGATATTGTAACAACGATCACTCCGGGTGACACTGGTAAACATACGTATGTTATAAAAGGCGATTACTATAAATGTAAAAATGTACCACTCGGAGCACCGAATGGTGACACTACAGCTGATTTTGTGATTGACGTTCAACCAATACCAACTGCAAGTATAGATGACGATGCCAGCATGTGTTATGGCGATACAATGCAACTATCAGCGATAGTTTCGCCCGAAAAATATTCGAAATACACTTATTCTTGGACACCCGGAGTTGCGCTAGACTTCCCTGATCGTAAAAACCCTATATTCTCAGCAATAACTGAAGGAGGTACAACACTCAGGTTTATAGTAAAAACACCTGCAGGCTGTAGCGATACTGACGAAGTAAATCTGAATGTATATGCAGCATCCTTCCTGTTCTTACCGGGAGACACTGCTATATGTGCCGGCGATAGTATATCAATAGATATGGACGTTGCCAGCGGCACTAAGTTTTACTGGACGCCTGACCTGAATATAAGCAGCATCAGTAGTCTGCAACCTCGTGTATGGCCAGTTGCAGATCAGCGCTATAGTGTATTTGGCCAGGACAGTGTTGGCTGCCTTGATACTGCTCATATTAACATAACTGTGCGTCCTAGAGCAATAATTGAGATACCTGACAAGGTGACTATTTACCCGGGAGAAAGCTATACTATGGATCCCGGCGGCAATTGCCTGTATTATACATGGTTCCCACCACTGGGATTGAACAATGCCGATGTAAGCAATCCATCTGTAAGTCCTGAAGTTGATACGAGATATATAGTGCACGGACGTACTGAAGCAGGTTGTGCCGTAACAGACTCTATAGACATCATAGTTATAAATGATAGCTACCTGGATCTTCCAAACGCCTTTACACCGGGCAGAAGGACCAATGGAACATTAAAAATAGTAAGACGTGGTATAGCTGAACTGAAAGAATTTGCCGTATACAACCGTTGGGGAGTAAAAGTGTTTGAGACCTCTGACATTAATGAGGGCTGGGATGGAACCTACAATGGAGCATCCCAACCAACAGGGGTTTATATCTACACAATAAAAGCAGTTACACCTTCAGGACACGCCATTCAAAAGCAAGGCAACATAACGTTGTTACGATAA